TTGCCGAGGCAGCTCATCGCCCTCGGGTCAGGAGGGATGCCAATGGAATGTTTGCTGGCGGCGAATATTTCTCTCCAAGCTTGGAGCGGGTGCATCTCAGCTACTGTATTAACTTGACTCTCACTGTACGTTTGttttccccctccctctctcGACCTTCCAAGCAGGTTTTGTATTGTTAAGCTAACGCAAGAGATGTAGAGCATCATAAGACTCCTCAACTCGTGCCCACGTCTCACCCATCTCAGCTTGACTGGCGTGGCAGCCTTCCAACGAGACGAGTTCCAGCCGTTTTGCAGAACAGCACCACCAGGTTAGCTTCCTCTTGCCCTATTCGCACTGCCAAACAACAGTGTGCTGACTTTGATCCAGAGTTTACACAGCACCAGCGGGACGTCTTCTGTGTCTTTTCCGGCAACATGGTATCCAAGTTCCGCGACTTCTTAAACACTTCACCGCAGTACGAAGCTCTCCGAGAGAGCCTCTATCCGAGATATGCTAGCCACATCAGAGCATTCACTGCGCGTCGAGGTGGTGTATACCCTACTACTGTGCCGACTCCGGATGGCGAGAACTTTGATGACGAAATGAATTTCGAGGACAACGACTTCGAGGGCCTAGATACCAGTGAAATGGTTGTAGATACCCAGCAGAACCTGCCTTTCCACGTGCAACATCCTGGATCCTTTCCAGCCATGCAACCAACGGTGCCCCCGATGCCCGGCGTGCCCCATACGTTAGAACCACCAACCGCCACCTCGTCGACGAGTTTCCTCGCCAGCATGCTTACCCGCCCGTTCCCGCCAAGTCGAAGGGCAGAAATGGAGCTACTACTCGCAGAAAACGATGATTTTGCACCGCCCCGGACATTTGGGTTTGGCAACCCTGCAAACGGCATGGCATCTGGTTCTCAAAGTGCCAATGCCCAGCACGCCAGCGTTGCAGGCCTATCACAACCCTCAGTCTCTCAGCAGAGCAACTTACCCGCTGTAGGCCCCTCAGCAGGTGCCAGTACCGTCACCATGCACCAGCCAACGAGGCCGCCACCAGATGAACAGCAAGGCGGGGCAAATTGATTTTCTCTTGGAGTATCTACTGAAACAGTTTTGCGattcgccatggccttgaaaTCATTGGTTTATAGGTACAGCAGATAGAAGGGGATGAGAACATGGTGGCATTGGTACCCCCACAAACCAAGGGAGCACTTGCACCGCTCTGAACCCCTGAGATTTGAAGCTTCTCTATTCGCAACatacccccttttttttcaacaATGCATGGGAATAGTATTCTACTTTACAGCGCAGCCACGGAGTTTCTTAGTGTTTGGCGTGCATGATGATAGCATGGGTTACGTGGTGCAAAATCGGTCTTGGTTCGGAATTTCATTTTATTATCAAGCTGTGATGCGCGCTTTCAGACAGGAAGCTCCATCACAAACAAATACACACGCATGGCGCCACTTCAAGTCAGCTACAAGAGCTGCTGTAAGGCCAAGTTGTTGCGATTTGATGAGCTATCCTGCTGGAAATAGCGGGCATCGCGGCAATATTGGCTCTGACGCAAGAGGCAAATGGAGGATCTTTTATTTCATGTTTTAAGAGGATTATTATTTTGGGAAGGGTAACACTGATACTGACTCGGCTACGTCGTGTgtatgatgaagagagagaaggaagaagatttGTGTAGACTAAACTAACGACGAAGGCTGTTGTGAGTGTCGGGAATGAGAATTTACGTTGTCATGCTCCGTTTTCACTtgtctgcctctctctctctctctctctctttcatcacTGTATCATGGAATTGGATGGATAAGGATGAATTTGGAATGATGGGATTATAAGGTACATGCATAGGAATGAAATGAAATCTGTGAAATAACGGATTCGATGGATAGTGAGAGAATGACTGGACCATATTTAGACGGGAGTGATATACACGTAGTAATGCCaatttgattttgatttcGTCTGGTTTACGGGCTGTGGTGCGTTTGAGTGTGTGTTTGAATGAGAAGTGAGTTTTACATGAGTTGGTTAATGGATGCTAAGGTTATAGGATATACAAGACTGCGATATACAATTCTTCCATCACATTGAGCTTCGCATTGAGCTTCTGGAGTGAGAGATGTTCTTCCTTTAGTCGATTGAGTTGATCTTCTGTAGCGAGAGACAAATTGTATATGTAAGTTTAATTGCAAATATACATGTCTAATTGCACATAACTAAATAGCTATAAAGTGTTGTAAAATGGTATCGATATCATGATTTTCATCCTCTGCCATATCCGTCtgtaaaaaaataaataattatatactcCATCCCATAAAACCCTATTAAATACGCAGTGTGCATAAAACcgttcctttttttcaacTTCAAACCATCCCCACGGGCATCTTCTCCGCAGAATGCTTCTCCGCCGTGCTCGAGCTACTGCTCATCACAGCCGGCGTGTCCGCCAGGGGCGTCTCGCCGTCCAGGACGTGCCGCCGCATCTCGACGTAGTCGTAGGCGAACTCGCCGAGCTGGCAGTCGTCGACGCCgacgtcctcgtcctcgacgGTGACGCGCAGGGACAGGCCGGGAATGAGGTTcatgaggaagaggatgatgcaGGAGAGGGTGAAGGAGTAGCCGAAGATGGCGCAGACGCCGGCGAGCTGGTTGCCGAGCTGGACCCAGTGGCCGTTGACCCAGCCGATGGGGCCGAAGGTGGAGCCGTCGaggttggcgatggaggagctggagaggacAAGTTAGCAATGGATTTTTcactccttcttcttgtacGAATGACTTACGTTCCAAAGATGCCGGTCAAGATGTTGCCGACCATACCGCCGATGCCGTGGACGGCGAAAATGTCGAGGGCATCGTCAACGCCAATGAGGAACTTGAGCTTGGTAGCAAAGTTGCAGCAGATGGCGCCAACGACGCCAATGATGAAGCTGGCCCAAGGAGTAACGTAGCCAGACGCGGGAGTAATCGCCACCAGGCCAGCAATAGCCCCTGAGCAGAACCCAATCGTGCTCCATTTCCTCTCCAGACGGTAATCCAGCAGGATCCAAGTGACGCCACCGACCGAGGCAGCCAAGTTGGTCACGAAgcaggccatgatggcgcGGAGGTTCATGCCCAAAGCCGAGCCGCCGTTGAAGCCGAACCAGCCCACCCAGAGGAAGACGgtgccgacgacgacgttTGTGACGCTGTGCGGGCGGTAAGGCAGGCCGCGGTTCTTGTTGTAGCCGGTGCGCTTGCCCAGCATGATGCTGTAGGCGAGGGCGCAGGCGCCCGAGGACATGTGGACGGGGCCGCCGCCGGCGAAGTCGTAGTTGGGCAGCTTGGCGAGCCAGCCGTTGGCGTTCCAGGTCCAGTAAGCGATGGGGTCGTAGACGACGGTGGACCAGACGAAcatgaagacgatggcggGGAGCATGCGGCCGCGATCGGCGACGGCACCGATGGCGAGGGCAGGACTGGGTGTTTATGTTAGCtgcttttctccttttcatATCATACATATTCATTGGAGAGAGGCAAAGCCAGATGTCTTGAAAGAGAGAGTAGGGGACATTGAGAGACAACTCACGTAATAGCGGCAAACATGCCTTGGTACAGGCAAAACAAGATGTCAGGCAAGTTGGCCGAGCCATTAGGCTGAGCCAGCGTCTTCAGCAGGCCAAACTGGGTGAGATCGCCGAGAAACGCGTTTCCAGTCCGAGAAAATGTGAGCGAGTATCCCCAAAAGAACCACTGGAAGCTGATGACTCCCACAGAGACCAtggagaggaggagcagcgagAGGGCCGACTTGCGACGGGCGAGGCCGCTGTAGTAGAAGCCCACGCCGGGGATCATGAGAAGCACGAGGGCGGAGCTGATGGCGATCCATGTCATGTGGCCAGTCTATATTCATGACAACTCTGTTAGTAGTTGGTTTGATAGATTGTTGTTGTTCAGGTATCAGAGGATGAGAACGTAcgtcgaagaagatgttgaggTCGCTGACTCCGGTCGAGTGGCCGGAGTCTGCCTTCCCTACTGTGCCGTTATAAGGAACGACTGACGCCATGGCGATGCTTTGTTTGTTCCAGTCCGATCGTCTCAATAGTGTTGTCTACCGTCGTTCTCCTTTGGTGCTTGACCGTTTCTGAATTCGCTGTACTCCCAGTGTCGACCACGACCAGGAGaaaggacgaggaagaattATGACAGCAAGGGAGGAAAGACAGCTGAGATAAGGGGATGGGATGATTTATGTTTCCCCAAGCCGTACTCTGTAGGCTCAAGGCACATGCCCAATCCATCAGCTCTGCACAGGGTCCTGCGGCCCCCCGACTTATTCCGCATAGGTCTCAGCTCGGATAGATTAAAGTTGTATCACTTTGATGCGTAGCAGCCCATCAAGATCCAACGGCGTCCCATCCCACGCCCTGTAGCATAAAGGGCTGCGAAGCACTAGCTCCCCGATGCCCAATAGTCTCCCACATCAGAAAAGGTACGGCCTGGAATCGGGCTGCGAGTTGCGCCTCTCACACGAGCTTATCGCCCGCGAAATGCATGGCAACTTATTGGTGCGGCATCTCTCAGTAGTGTCCGGGGTTGAAGCCACATAGATAAGTGACACGGCTCCCACAGGTTGTCCATGCTGTCGGTGCCATGTTAGGTCGATGCTTATCTTGGACGCTTATCTCTGTGTATCAAGGGCAGGTTTGGTTGGAGTAGGTGAAAGAGTACTAGCTGATGACGGACCAGTTTCCCCATTCAACTGTCTGTAAGGATGGGGAAGCCCAATGACCCGAGGATGAATCCTTTCCTCCGTGTCCATGTCTCTTTAGGACACACAAGCACTGCTCTCGTATAGTACGCAAAGTATAAGTTGCCGTGAGGAAGAGCGTGTCTTTGCCTCTGAGATACTGCCCGCTCGTCGATCGGTCAGATCGGCTGAAAGGTACGCGTACCAGTGGATGAGTCGTGTCTCATCTTGAGAGTCTATCCCGTTGTACCATGAAGACGGTAGTACGAGTATAGATGCACGAACCTGCAGTGCGATGTCGCATTGCTAAACCACTCCATAAAACATCATGAACTTCAGCATGGAGTACGGCTCCACCCGAATACCAGGTAACGCGGGCTACCGCAAAAGGAGGTGCAGAGCAGCATCTCATGCCAGATCTGAGCCACACCCAAAAGAGAGACATGGAAACGCCCCCATAACAGGCAGCCGATAATGAATGCGCATCTCATCGATCAAGAGCAGATAATCAAAAGGCTTTACGCAAAGCCATTTGTGCTTATCCGCCGTTGTCTTACACACCACATGGTTCTTATCAGTGGCATCAGTCTCCAAGCCTCTGGTGTTGGCAGCCACGGCCTCTATTCCCGGTCTGGCGTAGACGCTCACTTAGACGCATGGCACCCCAGCCAGATAATGCCCACGACGCCGCCATCCGGGGTAGTTGATTGGGCGACGTTCCTTATCTCTTGGAGTGGCGCTTGTGGGGGGCGCACTTCTGGTCCTAGCGCGATGAAGCTGTGCCTGATGGCTCTCAGCTTGATGCCTCGATATCCAAGGCTCCCCGTGTTTTCCGGGTAGGCCAGATGCTGCTCGGCATGGATACGGAGCTGTTGGCCGTTTGAATAAGATGAGTAGCCTTGGCCGTTGTGGATGAGTAGTGAGTTTGTAAATGTATAATTCGCTCACGTAGGTGACAGCTGAGTCGAGTAAAGAATTAACTTTGCTTTCACATGCGTCTGTTTGTCAACCGTCCCCGATTCTCGGACCTGCAGCTGTGGCCCATCCATCCGAACAAGCAATATCAACGGGTTCCAGATTGCATCAAACACAGAACAGCGACGTTGCGGATACACGAAAGACACGGCTTCAAATTGGTATATTCGATCACGCAAgtgcgaaaagaaaagtgtCGACTAGATGCAAACGGTCGCTTGGTGACATGAATTTGACCGattcccagcagcttgaACTTTGCTGAGATCCGGCTATTCCACCTCTGCTCGAGACTCGCTATGCTGATGTGATAGCACACATGATGAAACAGGGATCCCTTGATCTGTTTCTCAATAAACTCTGGCCAAACTTTTGTCTGGCGGCGTGTCTATCGTGCCGGGTGGTTGCTCTACAACGAGCGCTGCCAAGCCTCTATCTGGCAGACATATCCTCGGGATGCAATCACCGTAGAGAGTCAAGTTCCGTTGTTTGCTGGGCATGGCGTCTATGAACGCCACTCATGGTTCTACGTTCCTGCCGAGCCTCCCTGAACCTCGTTTCTCCATTGCTTCTCCAGTTCTATGAGGCACTTTGCAACATCCCAAGGAGTGTCTTCCTCCAACGTTGTCCGGGTTTCGCGTGAAATCTTCTTGAGTACATAGCGACTCACCGTAGCCGCATCTCGTTCCTCGGGCCGGCCAATGCCAACGGCAATGCGAGCAAAGACCGAGTCCGGATACTTTTTCGGTGAGAGAGATGACCTAACGCTCTTGATGCCGTTGTGGCCCCGAGGGCTGCGGTCCCAGGGAATAAGCTTGACAACCCCCATATCCTTTTCCAATTCGTCGTGAACAATCACCAGACCGAGTGACTCTGCGCCGTACTTCTTGATTGTATCCTGCCACACGCTGGCCACAAAGCTTCCCGACACATTCATATAAGTTGGAGACTGCACGAGAATGTACTTTGGCCCCTGAGACACCAGATATGACTGTCGGCCAAGCGTCACCTCGCGGAACGAcggctgctgaagagctTTTGTGAGGCCATTGAGGACGAAATGGCCGGCTGAGTGCAGGCTCTCGTACTTAGGCAGTGGATTCCCCAGgctgatgacgaggaacCGAGGGTTGAACATGCTTCTCCCGCACAACCAGAAACTCCAAAAAGCCACTCCAATTCCGTCCGGCTTGTAACTCAATCGAATTGGCCGGCTTCGACGGATTTGGAAGAAAAATCGGCGTTGGCGTAGAAGCCGGGCTCACGTGAGAGC
This portion of the Trichoderma atroviride chromosome 6, complete sequence genome encodes:
- a CDS encoding uncharacterized protein (TransMembrane:11 (o34-55i67-85o123-144i151-173o185-206i227-244o256-276i288-305o311-328i340-366o386-410i)), whose protein sequence is MASVVPYNGTVGKADSGHSTGVSDLNIFFDTGHMTWIAISSALVLLMIPGVGFYYSGLARRKSALSLLLLSMVSVGVISFQWFFWGYSLTFSRTGNAFLGDLTQFGLLKTLAQPNGSANLPDILFCLYQGMFAAITPALAIGAVADRGRMLPAIVFMFVWSTVVYDPIAYWTWNANGWLAKLPNYDFAGGGPVHMSSGACALAYSIMLGKRTGYNKNRGLPYRPHSVTNVVVGTVFLWVGWFGFNGGSALGMNLRAIMACFVTNLAASVGGVTWILLDYRLERKWSTIGFCSGAIAGLVAITPASGYVTPWASFIIGVVGAICCNFATKLKFLIGVDDALDIFAVHGIGGMVGNILTGIFGTSSIANLDGSTFGPIGWVNGHWVQLGNQLAGVCAIFGYSFTLSCIILFLMNLIPGLSLRVTVEDEDVGVDDCQLGEFAYDYVEMRRHVLDGETPLADTPAVMSSSSSTAEKHSAEKMPVGMV